One Flagellimonas sp. CMM7 genomic region harbors:
- a CDS encoding alpha-L-fucosidase, giving the protein MKFKLLISIILVFSGLASAQTQNIELDNRLDWFKKAKLGIFIHWGYYGVNGVTESWSMYHKKISYQDYMQQGEKFTANKYNPEEWAELFKKIGAQYVVMTTKHHDGVALWDTKLSHLNMIEKTPAKRDLVAPYAKALRKNGLKVGLYYSLCDWSHPDYDVVFPRPNTKKDYPQKGQKKMDSWERFVLFYQGQLKELSSQFNPDLYWFDGDWEKSEEQWHSKALKDSLLSWNPNVIVNSRLNQYGDYKTPEQGVPVVRPEGPWEFCMTMNDNWGYYPSDTNYKPASQIIRTFVEVISKGGNLLLNIGPKPDGTIATEQKELLETLGDWINKHRSAVFETTAGLPYGHFYGPTLTSKDRKKIYLCLFDDPKNYIQLTGIQNKVAGIKVLGSNEELAFTRNGGAAWNNIPVILRINIPKDENLNKYVSIIEVSLEDELKLYRGHGNAVELND; this is encoded by the coding sequence TTGAAATTCAAACTCTTAATATCTATAATCCTTGTTTTTAGTGGACTTGCCTCCGCACAGACTCAAAATATTGAATTAGACAATCGTTTGGATTGGTTCAAAAAAGCCAAATTGGGCATATTCATACATTGGGGCTATTATGGTGTAAATGGCGTTACTGAATCTTGGTCCATGTACCATAAAAAAATATCATACCAAGATTATATGCAACAAGGTGAAAAGTTCACTGCCAATAAATACAATCCAGAGGAATGGGCAGAACTATTCAAAAAAATAGGTGCTCAATATGTAGTAATGACCACAAAGCATCATGATGGTGTGGCTTTATGGGATACCAAGCTAAGTCATCTTAATATGATTGAAAAAACACCAGCCAAAAGAGATTTAGTAGCACCCTACGCAAAGGCATTAAGAAAAAATGGTCTTAAAGTGGGATTGTATTACTCACTTTGTGATTGGTCTCATCCAGATTATGATGTGGTCTTCCCAAGACCAAATACTAAGAAAGATTATCCTCAGAAAGGCCAAAAGAAAATGGATTCTTGGGAAAGGTTTGTTCTTTTCTATCAGGGACAACTGAAGGAGTTAAGTTCACAGTTTAACCCGGACTTGTATTGGTTTGATGGTGATTGGGAAAAATCTGAAGAACAGTGGCATTCAAAAGCTTTAAAGGATTCCCTTTTGAGTTGGAATCCAAACGTCATTGTAAACTCAAGGTTAAATCAATATGGTGATTACAAAACTCCTGAACAGGGGGTGCCTGTGGTCAGGCCAGAAGGTCCATGGGAGTTTTGTATGACTATGAACGATAATTGGGGGTACTACCCTTCCGATACCAATTACAAACCTGCTTCTCAAATTATCAGAACTTTTGTAGAAGTGATTTCTAAGGGAGGGAATTTGTTGCTTAACATTGGACCAAAACCAGATGGTACAATTGCCACAGAACAAAAAGAATTGTTAGAAACTCTAGGGGATTGGATTAACAAGCATAGATCTGCAGTTTTCGAAACCACTGCCGGACTTCCATACGGACATTTTTATGGTCCAACGCTGACATCCAAAGACCGAAAAAAAATATACCTCTGTTTGTTCGATGACCCAAAGAACTATATCCAACTAACGGGAATTCAAAATAAGGTTGCTGGAATAAAAGTATTGGGAAGTAACGAAGAATTAGCCTTTACAAGAAATGGAGGCGCAGCTTGGAACAACATACCGGTTATTTTACGCATTAATATTCCAAAAGATGAGAATCTGAATAAATACGTTTCCATTATTGAGGTTTCTTTGGAAGATGAATTGAAACTGTATCGCGGTCATGGAAATGCCGTTGAGCTTAATGACTAA
- a CDS encoding GH92 family glycosyl hydrolase, whose product MRLKITLLFCLLFGTTFSQKAPVEYVNPFIGTSNFGTTNPGPIAVRGMANVSPFNVAGAQNLPLEKDSRWLSTPYVNENTFLTGFSHINLSGVGCPELGVVIAMPTTGAIKTNHLEYGTMYSNEISKVGYYSNTLDKYNIKVEATATTRTGISKYSFPAGKSNILLNLGLGLTNEQGAQVKVVSPTEIEGIRSVGSFCYYKPEEAYPIYFVAKFSKVAKEFGVWKKPTTYRGAEAEWMEYNGKSRLMKGYSKEVVGDSIGAYMQYDFAVPTQVEMKVGVSYVSIENARENLEKETQGRTFDEILISAKNEWNQYLSKIEVEGGSDEDKTIFYTALYHTLIHPSTLNDFNGEYPKMITRETLKTEGTRYTVFSLWDTYRNLHQLMSLVYPKQQSNMVKSMLQIYNESGWLPKWELNATETTTMVGDPAGIVIADSYLRGIRDFNVEKAYEAMLKSADQLEANPLRPGIQDYIEKGYLTTKTTNSGSVSTTQEYNITDFAIAQLAKELDKKEDYKRFSKRFISYRKLFDSEFNLLRPKNHDGSWLSPYNPETGANFEKNVGFIEGNAWQYTFMVPHDIKGLMKLMGGAKAFTNKLQDVFDRNQFDMANEPDIAYPYLFNYAKGQEWRTQKKVSELLKTYFKNTPDGLPGNDDTGTMSAWAVFSMMGMYPVSPANPIYALTSPKFDKIIIHLDPTYYPKDKVIITSQTRKDNGKISEILIDGKKQNGFFISHENLTKASKIEFVLE is encoded by the coding sequence ATGAGACTTAAGATTACATTACTTTTTTGCTTGTTGTTTGGAACAACTTTTTCCCAGAAAGCTCCGGTTGAGTATGTAAACCCATTTATAGGCACTTCTAATTTTGGAACTACAAATCCAGGGCCTATTGCCGTTAGGGGAATGGCAAACGTTTCCCCATTTAATGTAGCTGGGGCCCAAAATCTTCCGCTGGAAAAAGATAGTCGTTGGTTATCTACACCTTATGTGAATGAGAATACTTTTTTAACGGGGTTCAGTCATATAAACTTGAGCGGTGTTGGTTGTCCAGAGCTAGGTGTTGTTATCGCTATGCCCACCACCGGAGCTATTAAAACCAACCATTTAGAATATGGAACCATGTACTCCAATGAAATATCCAAAGTTGGCTACTATTCAAACACTTTGGATAAGTATAACATTAAAGTTGAGGCAACCGCCACAACTAGAACAGGAATAAGCAAATATTCTTTCCCAGCAGGTAAATCAAACATATTATTGAACTTGGGATTGGGACTTACCAACGAGCAAGGGGCCCAAGTAAAAGTGGTTTCACCAACCGAGATAGAAGGAATCCGTTCCGTTGGATCCTTCTGTTACTATAAACCTGAAGAAGCCTATCCCATATATTTTGTGGCAAAATTCTCCAAGGTCGCCAAAGAATTCGGGGTTTGGAAAAAACCCACAACATACAGAGGGGCAGAAGCCGAGTGGATGGAATACAATGGAAAATCCCGACTGATGAAAGGATACTCTAAGGAAGTTGTCGGTGATAGCATTGGCGCCTATATGCAATATGATTTTGCGGTACCGACTCAAGTTGAAATGAAAGTTGGCGTTTCATATGTCAGTATTGAAAATGCTCGTGAAAACCTAGAAAAAGAAACACAAGGAAGAACATTTGATGAAATATTGATATCTGCAAAAAATGAATGGAATCAATATCTCTCTAAAATAGAAGTTGAAGGTGGTTCTGATGAAGACAAGACAATTTTTTACACAGCGCTTTATCATACATTGATACATCCAAGTACCCTAAATGATTTTAATGGAGAATACCCCAAAATGATAACACGTGAAACCCTAAAAACAGAGGGCACTCGCTATACTGTTTTTTCACTTTGGGACACGTATAGGAATTTACACCAATTAATGAGTTTGGTATATCCCAAACAACAATCCAATATGGTTAAAAGCATGTTGCAGATTTACAATGAATCTGGTTGGTTACCCAAATGGGAGTTAAATGCCACCGAAACGACAACCATGGTAGGTGACCCTGCTGGTATTGTAATTGCTGATTCCTATTTACGTGGAATTAGGGATTTTAATGTTGAAAAAGCATATGAAGCCATGCTTAAAAGCGCCGACCAGTTAGAAGCAAATCCCCTTAGGCCAGGAATACAGGATTACATTGAAAAAGGATACTTGACCACAAAAACAACCAATAGCGGTTCTGTCTCCACTACTCAAGAATACAACATTACCGATTTTGCCATTGCCCAATTGGCAAAGGAATTGGACAAAAAAGAGGACTACAAGCGTTTTTCAAAACGATTCATATCTTATCGTAAATTATTTGATTCTGAATTCAATTTGTTACGGCCTAAAAACCATGATGGCAGTTGGCTGTCACCATACAATCCAGAAACTGGAGCCAATTTTGAAAAAAATGTTGGATTCATAGAAGGTAATGCATGGCAATATACCTTTATGGTTCCCCATGACATTAAAGGTTTGATGAAATTAATGGGGGGTGCTAAAGCATTTACAAACAAGTTGCAAGATGTTTTTGACAGAAACCAGTTTGATATGGCAAATGAGCCTGACATTGCTTACCCTTATTTATTCAATTATGCTAAGGGACAAGAATGGCGCACTCAAAAAAAAGTTTCAGAATTGCTGAAAACCTATTTCAAGAATACACCCGATGGTCTTCCCGGAAATGATGATACCGGTACCATGAGTGCCTGGGCAGTATTTTCAATGATGGGCATGTATCCAGTAAGTCCAGCCAATCCTATATATGCGCTAACCTCTCCAAAATTTGATAAAATCATAATACATCTTGACCCGACATATTATCCAAAGGACAAAGTGATAATCACTTCCCAAACTCGAAAGGACAACGGAAAAATCTCAGAAATTTTAATTGACGGAAAAAAGCAAAATGGTTTTTTCATCTCACATGAAAACTTGACAAAGGCCAGTAAAATTGAATTTGTTTTGGAGTAA